CTGCGCACGGTCACGCTGTCGTTTCCGTCGGGACGCACGGCCGAAGAGGTGGTGGTCGACGACGCCGCGGGCCTGGCCTGGATCGTGAATCTGGGCTGCATCGAGCTGCACCCGCACCCGGTGCGCGCGGCCGACCTCGAACACCCCGACGAGCTGCGCGTCGACCTCGATCCGGGACCCGGCGTCGGCTGGCCCGACGTGCGGCGCGTGTCACTCGAGGTGAAGGCGCTGCTCGAAGAGCTGCGGCTGGTGGGCTGGCCCAAGACCAGCGGCTCGCGCGGCATGCACGTGCTGGTGCGGATCGAGCCGCGCTTCGGCTTCAGCGAGGTGCGGCGCGCCGCGCTCGCGCTCTCGCGCGAGGTCGAGCGGCGCTTGCCGGCGCTCGCGACCTCGAAGTGGTGGAAGGAGGAGCGCCACGGGGTGTTTCTCGACTACAACCAGAACGCCAAGGACCGCACCACGTGCTCCGCCTACTCGGTTCGCCCGCTGCCGGATGCGCGCGTCTCGACGCCCCTCCGCTGGGACGAAGTGCCGGAATGCGATCCCGCCGACTTCACCATGTTCACTGTGCCGAAGCGATTCGAGAGTATTGGCGATCCGCACGCCGGAATGGATCGGGCGCCGGGTTCGCTCGAGAAATTGTTGGAATTCGCCGCTGAAGACGAGGCAGCAGGGCTGGCCGACGCGCCCTGGCCGCCGCACTTTCGCAGGATGGAAGGCGAGGCGCCGCGCGTCGCACCCTCACGAGCCAGGTCCGCGCAAAAGAAGCCGCGGACCAAGATGCCGCTGATCACGGTGGCAAACTCGCCGGACCGTGAGGCTGCACTTGCGGGCCTCGAAAGATGGAAGGCCAAACATCCCGGCGCTGCGCGCAATCTCGCCGTAGATGATGTGCTGGTGGACTCGATGCGCGGCCGATCCTCCACCTGGACGCGCATTCGCGTGAACCTGCGGCACGTACCCGAGGCCGCGCGGCCGCTGCAGGAAACGCCGGACCCGGACGACGACCCGACGCGCGAATGGCGCGAATGGCGCACCAAGCGGGCGCGAGAGTAGAAAAGAACGAGATGGCGCACTCACTCGTGCGTGCCGTGCCTTCGGCTACCGAGCCGCGAAAATCGTTTTCAATTCGTGCGGCGGCACAACCTCGAGCTGGGCATACGTGCAGTCGCGC
This portion of the Myxococcota bacterium genome encodes:
- a CDS encoding DNA polymerase domain-containing protein codes for the protein MAKKEAPHVLSLSGREVQISNPSKPYFSQKAQLSKLELVTYYLSVAEGALRGIRDRPVVLKRFVNGAHEPAFYQKRAPEPRPDWLRTVTLSFPSGRTAEEVVVDDAAGLAWIVNLGCIELHPHPVRAADLEHPDELRVDLDPGPGVGWPDVRRVSLEVKALLEELRLVGWPKTSGSRGMHVLVRIEPRFGFSEVRRAALALSREVERRLPALATSKWWKEERHGVFLDYNQNAKDRTTCSAYSVRPLPDARVSTPLRWDEVPECDPADFTMFTVPKRFESIGDPHAGMDRAPGSLEKLLEFAAEDEAAGLADAPWPPHFRRMEGEAPRVAPSRARSAQKKPRTKMPLITVANSPDREAALAGLERWKAKHPGAARNLAVDDVLVDSMRGRSSTWTRIRVNLRHVPEAARPLQETPDPDDDPTREWREWRTKRARE